Part of the Benincasa hispida cultivar B227 chromosome 11, ASM972705v1, whole genome shotgun sequence genome, attgaattaggtttataacatgacattttatattttaaatgtttttatcttttatctaatataattttgcatttaaaattttaaaattcaaattatggatagaaagaaaacataaaaatattgctTTTAGAATTTGCAGTGTttggatcacataatctcaaaataattttcaaaaatagaatttggGTTGTCTGCCAAACATATATTCGCTGAACTCAAccaatctgaaaacataaaacaaaatctaaattacaAAAGTTTTCCTTAGTAACTTTTGATTATGTTTTCAGAtgcaaaagttaaaaaataataagtaaataaataaataaataagaaaccAAGGAGGGagtttttttcctcctttttctttttccctcttaCTTGTTTAAAAAGTGtaaaaagttttattaattaaaaaaatatattttttaattgatttgttcttatatttttttcagaAATTTTCATGGATATAGATATTTTTCGATATTTTAACctattttaataagtttataCTATCTACTTCGAGGTTAAAAGTTAGATTCTTCTATCtaaatattgtaattaaaaaaaaaaaaacaattttaagaGCTTCTTTGAAAAGTGGAAAAGATACTTATATTAACATTccttaaaattgaaagttatatTTGTTTAACTTAAAAAATGCTAATAAGGAGAAATGTTGACAAATATACCCTCAattaaaatatagcaaataagGAGTACAATCTAGTAATTATGCCTTTAGTGAATGCAGAAAAAATTATAcaagtaagtaaataaatactaTATTGCAGTTAAATAAAGGGGATCTTCCAACTATTAAAATACATGTATTTCTTTTCTCTATAAAAGAagatcttttaattttaataaatgtaAGAGGCAAATATTAGATTATTTTCAAAGTTTTCTtccaaaaataaactaaaaatataaccAAATGAAATCCAAATAAGACCAAAAAAATTCTAGGCAAGacgaaaatgaaagaaaaatctgCAAAATTAGCCAAAATCCAAAATACTTTCATAATCCAGTAACGACAAATATTACATCGATTCTCGCATTACTattcttcaaaatcaaatttgattagaCGCTGGAGATTCAAATTCCCATACTCCATATTGTactccaaaaacaaaaagtcaaatttaatttgattggtTTCACATGCACATGcaatatatgtaatataacttcatcacacatatatatagccttaaaaaaaaaaccaactcaTATGTAAATGTTTAATTACCAATGTAAATGCACCCTTAAATAAGGATCACTTGGCCTAGAAACATCTGGGTCAGTCATAAtctgaaaataataataataataaatcaagtAATGAAAACATTAAGAGATATTTAGATAAAACACAACTCTAGTATGTTTTTTATAGTTCAAAAGAAGGAACAACGTCACAAATATGAAGAAGAGAATTCAAAACCTACAATTTCTTAAGAAAATATCGATGTTGTAAGCATTAAACAAATTCATGAGAGAAAAATTATATAGGAGATttgcaaaaatagaaaaataaggaaaattatttacacaatgtaacaaaattttaatattcttttaggGGAAATCGGTTTCTAATTGTTGCAACGtatattcaataaatttttaggCCTGttggattgactagagaaaaaaatattaatataaaaagtcattttttattttaaaactcttttgataaGAACTAGTTAAAAATACACtttaaaaacttttattggttgccaaacattttcaattttttcaaaaggattttatttgtaaaaataaataattgaaaggttaaaccaaacacacccttaattttcttttgaaatgtattataaatataaaaagatcaatttcaatgtttaatttcagaaatattgttttcatgtaatttacatttttaataaaaatttcagaaaacattaaaaacaCAAGTGAATGTTCCTTtatcctaattttttttccaataaaataCGATAGTGTTGAACACTATGCCAATTGAGCTATGCTTTGTTGGCTGACCAAATGCAATTTTCAACTTTACTAAGGATAATTTAACGTTAGCCGTGTTCAAAAAAAcctatttggaaaaaaaatctcaaccATTTGCTAACAACTGATTACTgttaaaaaaacactttttttaaaaacgCCGTTAATTTTATGTTGACTTTAAAAGCAGTATCCTTCTAGCTTTTAGATCCTCCAAAATTAGttagaatttttaattaattatttagttttcaattctATTGTCACACCAAGATTGTTGAGCGGTGAATGTGGAGTGAGAGCGAAGTGGAAGGAGCGAGACTAGCGAGAAAGgggggagagagcgagagggagagagcgagagcagcctgaACGCCTCATTCAACGTCACGGCCCACGCGATCGAAGGTAATCACTGTGCATGAACGACGGCATTATGTTGATTTGCCCACGATCTATAGATTATGCATGTAAAAACCCTAAaatgaatacaaacaaagcttgaagagtaTAGGTCAAACGCTCAATTAAATCTTGAGTGTCTCGATTAAAGagaattcttaaaccctaagaaattgtgttggatgcgtttgggaagaacacattgaaccaaggtgaagtcaacTTATGTTGATAAAGGGAAGGTTCAAACAtttgccatgcagccaagtaggtgttCAATCACATAGGAATTTGGAGCCTATAAATAAGGTTggaatttcattttcaaatcacaaacaaaaatttaaaatgaggGAGAGTAGAGGCAGTGAGGGTTGAGGAGAATGTCAACttggacgaggagatctcccaatctactcgaTGCGTTTGATgtttcaaagccatctgaaagtctaagaagtctagttttcatgtaAGCTGCGAGGAGAAGAAGCTtaaggaattgggctggagaatgaggaaaatgacagaagggtcgagctacGCTTATaactgggccagtcttgattttGGAGATTCCGGCTAAACCACTGAAAGTTAtggagctaagattttatgggtaaaaaaaggagcccgaggtagaaaagggaccTGTTTAGAAAGGCTCTAAAGAAATTAAGTAGTGAGCTGTTATAGTTTTGGATAGTTAGCATATGtcgtgagtgttatagtttgatagttaacatataATGTGAAGTGTTATACGCttataatgaacaataagtgtAGTCGTTAATCAAGCTTGAGataataacatattatttttaatatcatAGCAATATGTGATGTTACATTTTGATAGTTAGCATATGTATGAGTGTTATAgcttgataattaacacatagtgtgggTGTTTATAGCATTATAGTTTCGAATATATGTAGCATTATGTTGGGGGATGATAATAAAGTgtgtttaaaattttgatagtaAATGCATATTATGAGTATTCACTTAGCTTATACTCTGATACTTGAATATATGGCATCTGTGGTCAAAACATATGCTTTGGTAATACTGAtgttgccatgatattatttgtgtGGTTGACTATGGAACTGCGATATGGCGCGGATATGTGGTTAACATGCTTACAAAGCGTGCTTGGGGGAAAAATATGGTCGGCTTCGTCGGCGGAAAATAATTTAGTCGGCTTGGTTCGCGAGAAAATTGAGTTGGCTTCGGTTGACGGGAAATAATAGTCCGCTGTTACAGAAAACTTGCGACGCTTCATCGTGGAAAATAAAGCGTGACGTGCAAAATTCAAGTACCAAGCATGATTAGCGGGATAAGATAAAATGGTCGAACTGTGCAATGGGCGGGAATTAGGGGTCATAGGAAGTTCCATAGTGATTGTATGtgatgatatgatatgcatgcCACGTAGTAGATTTGGAAATAAAGTTAATCATTGCATGAAATAAATCCATGAGCATGCATAGGCTACACTGTGATTTATTATCAATGTGATTGGTTCtccaaaatgatgaattttCATCTTACAAGAACCACTCATCTGGGCTTAGTACTCACACTTTTTCACATTGTTATCCTAACCCCCCAGGCTGCGGAAAGGTGAAGTTTCAGAGTGCTCTAAGATCAAGGTCCTGCTACGTGCCACATTTACACTTCTCGGAGAGTTGTTACggttgtcgttgtaaacttTGCTATTAATCCTAAGTTGTATAAACTTATATCACTGTCGTAATAAAAGATGGAGCCTACTTAAAATCTGTTATATTTAttccttgacttaatcattcGCCTAGTGTATAAAAGTATAGTATgatatcagagttattccgcaaaaATCATTAGGCAGAAAGTAGTCAGCtcagggttgataactgttgaGTCAGCATCCCTCCTCCCAGACTGAGAAGGTGGTTGGGGCGGGGTTTGACCTTTTTAAAGACCTTTAATTTAACTATTTCACATAAatctatttctatatttttatgagttaatacatcattttttgaaaaaaaagttaccatattcatttttttaaaataaagctattttccttaatatttaaaaattaatctataaaagatataattatcatactaaacaattattaaattttaaattacaaaaaaataaaattaaaatggtttattttaattattatattctaaaataatattatttttgtatttattaccGAACACTCTAACCTACTTTTTCAAAGTTTAAGCTGGAATTTACCAAACCACACTTTTACGTTCTTTCACAGCTGATGTTTCTAAAAGCACAACtaccaacaattattttaaaagctacaatAATCTTAAACGGAACCTTGGAAAAGaaacgataaaaaaaaataaaaaaaaaaagcaggaaatgaaaaatataaaaataaaaccgTTAGCAAGTGGACCTTTCATATAtcttaaatttgaaaactaaatactAACTGTGGTAATGGTAAATCATCTCTGAAACTAAATTCATTAGCACATCCATCTATATGAAACATGCAAAATACATTAATAACACACAACTAAAAACACACCAAAAGGAAAGAAAACGACGCGGTTTCCTCCTTTTTGCTTGTCCAAATTATTTCGCCTAtgcaaatatatgtttttctaATATACAAATCTGAACCTCTCTCTCCCTTCCTtcttattcacatatataaaaagtgattattattttcaagGAAAGAAAGACTCAGAttgtatattaatttttttccctttttctcctcttcttaTTCTGGTCCACTCCAACTGCTGGCAAAACGGCGGTTTTAGCGTCGTCTGGCGGCAGTTTTCTTTTTGGGCATTGAAGTAGACGGCAGCAAGGAGAACCAAGATCGTTGTCGGTGCAAAAGCTCGGGTGTTGAATTGATCCCTTGAAGAGGGGTGGATTCACTTGATTGTCTTCGTTTCTGCTTGAATAGAACAAAACAAAACCTTGGGATTCCTATGTTTGGTGTTGGAATCTCGTAACTTATATATCTCTCTCCCTGTGTTTCATTCATTTACAAAATTTATTGGTTTAATATTGTTGCTTAATAGTtaagattatatttatatttgatcgttcaataaaaagttataagtttattctCTTTCTCATTATAAGAAAAATCTGCTTAattaagaaaggaaaaggatgGAGCTCTGCCCATTTCTAACTTGTATGTAAAAATTTCAGTTTCTTTTAATCTTTAATtgatctattaaaatatttagaaaattagaaataaaatttcagtttcttttaatctttaattggagtttttttttttaatgttatgttttttCCCCCAAAACTCAAGAAGAAAGGGCAATATCACCATAAGTCAACTTGACACAAATCATATGTTATTAACCTAGATGTTTGatccataataataataaaaaaaaaaataaagaatccAAGGAGAgagttttctttaaaaaaaaaaatttatatagaaAATACTTGAGTGTTATCTAAGCTGCACAAGCATTGTCCAAAAAATTTTCGTTGTAGcaagttgtttttttaaaaaaatgatccGTAACGAGTAAAGAAAGAAGCAATTGGGCCAGTCAAATATTGaagaaaagggggaaaaaagaaaaaaccaaaccaGCGTGAAGAAAGATCTCAACTCTCCTCCCTGAATTGCAACCCTAGGTTTAGTAGCAACAGCAGAAGGAAAGAACTCATGGCCATTGAAAACTTGCTTGTTATTACTATAAAAAACACAGATCTCCATGCTTTGAGTGAAGGAATCAAGAACATCTCCTATCACTCTCCCAACAACAAGAGGCTCTGATGACATTATTGATCTTGCCATttcttaattttctatttttattttgaaggattttatatttaaaaaatcctCATATATACTAGTtagatgtaaaattaaatatttaaggtcctattagacataaaatttaatttaatgttaaatagattagttaatttttaagaattttaAATATGTCATAGACCTTTCAATACAAGATTGAAAGTGAATTTggtagacacaaaattgaaagtttaacaactaattagatttttttttaacttcataaATTGTTTcttaaagaaattagaaataaaaatttctAAGGACTTGTATGGATTGGCtagagaaaaaattatttttcaaaaatgtcaattttatttgatctcttttGATAAAAAGGGTTTAAAATGCACTTTGAGATTgcttcaaaatctattttgaatggttgtcaaacacttcaattttttccaaaaggatttattttcaaaattaaacacttgaaaagttaaactaaATATACTCTAAATTAATGATTAAAGTGTTTTCATCATTAGATTATCGAATAAAAGATTATAGATTCTTGACTATGTTCTCAGATTAACaaaattgttattttgtaaaaaaagaaatctcaataaataaaaagtacTTTAAAATATTGCCTTATcataaacattattattatcGAATAAAAGTTAGTGAGGTTGATATGAATACAGTTCAATTGACATGAATTTGTACTATCAATTTTGAGTAGCCGAAAATcttctgaagaaaaaaaaatcatatttgtaattaatagaatcatttgaaaaaaaaatacttaaactTGAGAGGTATTTTGGACACACCTCTTTAAGATGTACTTTAAACTTAGAAGGTATTTTGAACACATCTCTTTAAGATGTACTTTAATCACACTtgggtttgaatttttttaaagattagatccaaattttttcttccctttttggTTATTGTATGGGTCATCTTAANNNNNNNNNNNNNNNNNNNNNNNNNNNNNNNNNNNNNNNNNNNNNNNNNNNNNNNNNNNNNNNNNNNNNNNNNNNNNNNNNNNNNNNNNNNNNNNNNNNNNNNNNNNNNNNNNNNNNNNNNNNNNNNNNNNNNNNNNNNNNNNNNNNNNNNNNNNNNNNNNNNNNNNNNNNNNNNNNNNNNNNNNNNNNNNNNNNNNNNNNNNNNNNNNNNNNNNNNNNNNNNNNNNNNNNNNNNNNNNNNNNNNNNNNNNNNNNNNNNNNNNNNNNNNNNNNNNNNNNNNNNNNNNNNNNNNNNNGGATCAAACCTCTAATCTTGAGTAT contains:
- the LOC120091770 gene encoding protein CENTRORADIALIS-like — translated: MARSIMSSEPLVVGRVIGDVLDSFTQSMEICVFYSNNKQVFNGHEFFPSAVATKPRVAIQGGELRSFFTLIMTDPDVSRPSDPYLRVHLHWIVTDIPGTTDTTFGKEIVSYEIPMPNIGIHRFVFVLFKQKRRQSVNPLSSRDQFNTRAFAIDNDLGLPVVVVYFNAQKETAARRR